The DNA sequence CAGCGAGCCGGACTCGAACCGGGTGGTCCCGTCGACGTCGGCACCGGCGGTACTCCGCGCGCCGATCCCGGCGACCCGGACCCGGCCGTCCTCGACGGTGGCGACGGCGAGGCCGCGATAGCCGGCCGGGTCGTCGAGCGCGCCCCGGACCTGTGCGGCCGGTCCGGCGTCGCCGGTCCGGTCGGTGGTCAGCCGGGCCGGCGACGGGCCGACCAGGGTGGCCGCGCCGGCTCCGAGCAGCCCGGCGAGGACGGCGGCGGCGAGTGACCTCCTCCTCATCGGATCGCTCCGGACAGGATCGTCAGCAGCGGCACCACCCGTTCGGCGGGCACCGTGTAGTGGCCCCGCGACGACGAGCGCAGCCAGCCGGCGCCGACGAGCTGGCGCAGGTGGTGGTAGAGCTGACCGGTGGTGCCGAGCCCTTCCTGTTCGGCCAGCTCGGCCGCGGTGCGGGTGCCGAGCAGCACCTGACGCAGCAGGAGCAGACGCACCGGGTGGCCGAGGGCGGCCAGCGTGCCGGCGTGTGCGGACCAGTCGGTGCCGAGCAGGTCGTCGACCGGCCGGGCCAACTGCCAGTCGTAGTGCTCGCCGGTGGGCAGGTCGACCGTGCCGGTGAAGAGCACCGCGCCGGTCCCGGCCTCGGCGGGCAGCCGGTCCCGCAGCCCTTCCAGGGCCCAGAAGGTGCCCGGGTCGCTGCGCGCGGGTGGGGTGGTCGGGGCGGCGGCCGCGGTCAGCCGGGCAACTGCCTCCTCCAGCGCGGCCACCCGGGCGGCGAGATCGTCCTTCGGCATGCCTCCATTATTACGTACCTACGTAATTTCGCACTTCCTGGGTGCGGGCCCTGGCCCGGCCGGTTCCGACCAGCACGCCGCCGAGCAGCACCCAGACGGCCGCCTCGAGCAGCAGCACCCGCTCCACCAGGGCGACCACCGGGCCCCGGCCCAGCACGAGCATGGCGATCCCGACCGCGGCAGACAGCGGCAGCGCCACCGCCGCCGCGACCACCGAGAGCCGGCGCAGCGCCCGCGGGGTGGTCGGCGACCAGGCCAGCGCGACCATCGCGAAGACACACGAGGCGACCGCGGCGATGCTCGCCGCGCCGTGCACGAGGTCGGCGGTCGTCGCCGGCTCGAACGGCGGCAACGGACAGCCGGCACTGCACGTCACCGCCCCCGACAGCACCGTGCAGGCGGCGCTGGTGGCCAGCAGCGCCGCCGCGGTGCGGACCAGATCGGGCAGCACCACGCCACCGACCCGCACCACCGGGCCGCCGTGCACCGGACCGGAGGTCGCCCGGCCGGGTCCGGCCGGCCGGCGGTCCGCCGGCCCGCGGGCCGCCCACGGCAGGGCCAGCGCGAAGAGCAGCAGACCGGCCGCGAGCACGAAGATCCCGATCCGGTACGTGGACGCGTACCCGCTGGACTCGACCCCGGCCTCGCTGACGTACCCGGTCAGTCCCGGGCCCGGCCCCGCGACCACCGCGACGGTGACCGCGACCGTGCCGCCGACGGCGCAGGCCGCCGCCCCGAACCCCGCCGCCGCCCGGAGCGGGTCAGCCACGCCCGTGCGGCGCGGTCCACCCGGTCAGGTCGGGACCCAGCGGCACGATCCCGGTCGGGTTGATCGCCGGATGCGTGCCGTAGTAGTGGCGCTTGATGTGATCGAAGTCGACGGTGTCGCCGAAACCCGGTGTCTGGAAGAGATCACGGGCGTACGCCCACAGCACCGGCATCTCGGTCAGCTTGCGCAGGTTGCACTTGAAGTGCCCGTGGTACGCCGCGTCGAAGCGCACCAGCGTCGTGAACAGCCGTACGTCCGCCTCGGTGATCGCGTCGCCCATCAGGTAACGCTGGCCGGCGAGGCGCTGCGACAACAGGTCCAGCCGGGCGAACAGATTGGTGAACGCCTCGTCGTACGCCTGCTGCGTCACCGCGAACCCGCACCGGTAGACGCCGTTGTTGACGTCGCGGAAGATCTCCGCGATCAGCGTGTCGAGGTCCGGGCGCAGCGCCTCGGGATAGAGGTCCGGCGCGCCGGGCCGGTGATACGCCCGCCACTGGGTGCTGAGGTCCAGGGTGATCTGTGGATAGTCGTTCGTCACCACCCGCCCGGTGACCGTGTCGACCAGCGCCGGCACGGTGACCCGGCCGGTGTAGTCGGGGTCGGTCGCCCGGTAGACCTCGGCGAGGAACTCCACCCCCAGCACCGGGTCGCGGCCGCCGTCGTCGAGGGTGAACCGCCAGCCGGCCTCGTCCCGGATCGGATCCACGGTGCCGACCGAGATCACCTCGTCGAGGCCGAGCAGCCCCAGCACGATCCGGGCCCGGTGCGCCCAGGGGCAGGCCCGGCACCAGATCAGCCGGTACCGGCCCGGCTCGACCGGCCACCGTCCCTGCGCGTCCGGGCCGCCGCCCGGCGCCGATCCCGAGTCGGCGGTGATCCGGTCGGTGAAGCGGTTGGGCTGGCGGACGAACTCGCCGCCGCTGCCGGTCTCCCGGGTGAACTGCGCCTGCGCCATACCGCCAACCTATCCGTGCCGGGCGTCGGCGCGCTGGCGGTGATCGAATGACGGGTATGGCACGCAGGACCGTGGTCGTCACCGGTGGCAGTTCCGGGATCGGGCTCGCGGCGGCCGTCGCGCTCGCC is a window from the Polymorphospora rubra genome containing:
- a CDS encoding DUF998 domain-containing protein — encoded protein: MVAGPGPGLTGYVSEAGVESSGYASTYRIGIFVLAAGLLLFALALPWAARGPADRRPAGPGRATSGPVHGGPVVRVGGVVLPDLVRTAAALLATSAACTVLSGAVTCSAGCPLPPFEPATTADLVHGAASIAAVASCVFAMVALAWSPTTPRALRRLSVVAAAVALPLSAAVGIAMLVLGRGPVVALVERVLLLEAAVWVLLGGVLVGTGRARARTQEVRNYVGT
- a CDS encoding helix-turn-helix domain-containing protein codes for the protein MPKDDLAARVAALEEAVARLTAAAAPTTPPARSDPGTFWALEGLRDRLPAEAGTGAVLFTGTVDLPTGEHYDWQLARPVDDLLGTDWSAHAGTLAALGHPVRLLLLRQVLLGTRTAAELAEQEGLGTTGQLYHHLRQLVGAGWLRSSSRGHYTVPAERVVPLLTILSGAIR